The Ficedula albicollis isolate OC2 chromosome 23, FicAlb1.5, whole genome shotgun sequence sequence CGGCAggtgaggggctggcagggcactgCATCCAGCAGGTGAGGGAATGGCAGGGCACACCATCCAACAggtgaggggctggcagggcacagcatcCAACAGGTGAGGGGATGGCAGGGCACTGCATCCAACAGGTGAGGGAatggcagggcacagcatcCAACAGGTGAGGGAatggcagggcacagcatcCAACAGGTGAGGGAatggcagggcacagcatcCAACAGGTGAGGGAatggcagggcacagcatcCAACAGGTGAGGGAatggcagggcacagcatcCAACAGGTGAGGGAatggcagggcacagcatcCAACAGGTGAGGGAatggcagggcacagcatcCAACAGGTGAGGGAatggcagggcacagcatcCAACAGGTGAGGGAatggcagggcacagcatcCAACAGGTGAGGGAatggcagggcacagcatcCAACAGGTGAGGGAatggcagggcacagcatcCAACAGGTGAGGGAatggcagggcacagcatcCAACAGGTGAGGGAatggcagggcacagcatccccccccccccccccccccccccccccccccccccccccccccccccccccccccccccccccccccccccccccccccccccccccccccccccccccccccccccccccccccccccccccccccccccccccccccccccccccccccccccccccccccccccccccccccccccccccccccccccccccccccccccccccccccccccccccccccccccccccccccccccccccccccccccccccccccccccccccccccccccccccccccccccccccccccccccccccccccccccccccccccccccccccccccccccccccccccccccccccccccccccccccccccccccccccccccccccccccccccccccccccccccccccccccccccccccccccccccccccccccccccccccccccccccccccccccccccccccccccccccccccccccccccccccaggtgagGGAATGGCAGGGCACTGCATCCAACAGGTGAGGGAATGGCAGGGCACTGCATCCAACAGGTGAGGGAATGGCAGGGCACTGCAGCCCGCAGGTGAGGGAatggcagggcacagcatcccggcggcccccccccccccccccccccccccccccccccccccccccccccccccccccccccccccccccccccccccccccccccccccccccccccccccccccccccccccccccccccccccccccccccccccccccccccccccccccccccccccccccccccccccccccccccccccccccccccccccccccccccccccccccccccccccccccccccccccccccccccccccccccccccccccccccccccccccccccccccccccccccccccccccccccccccccccccgcatccGGCAGGTGAGGGAATGGCAGGGCACTGCGTCCCACAGGTGAGGGAATGGCAGGGCACTGCATCCAACAGGTGAGGGAATGGcagggcaccccccccccccccccccccccccccccccccccccccccccccccccccccccccccccccccccccccccccccccccccccccccccccccccccccccccccccccccccccccccccccccccccccccccccccccccccccccccccccccccccccccccccccccccccccccccccccccccccccccccccccccccccccccccccccccccccccccccccccccccccccccccccccccccccccccccccccccccccccccccccccccccccccccccccccccccccccccccccccccccccccccccccccccccccccccccccccccccccccccccccccccccccccccccccccccccccccccccccccccccccccccccccccccccccccccccccccccccccccccccccccccccccccccccccccccccccccccccccccccccccccccccccccccccccccccccccccccccccccccccccccccccccccccccccccccccccccccccccccccccccccccccccccccccccccccccccccccccccccccccccccccccccccccccccccccccccccccccccccccccccccccccccccccccccccccccccccccccccccccccccccccccccccccccccccccccccccccccccccccccccccccccccccccccccccccccccccccccccccccccccccccccccccccccccccccccccccccccccccccccccccccccccccccccccccccccccccccccccccccccccccccccccccccccccccccccccccccccccccccccccccccccccccccccccccccccccccccccccccccccccccccccccccccccccccccccccccccccccccccccccccccccccccccccccccccccccccccccccccccccccccccccccccccccccccccccccccccccccccccccccccccccccccccccccccccccccccccccccccccccccccccccccccccccccccccccccccccccccccccccccccccccccccccccccccccccccccccccccccccccccccccccccccccccccccccccccccccccccccccccccccccccccccccccccccccccccccccccccccccccccccccccccccccccccccccccccccccccccccccccccccccccccccccccccccccccccccccccccccccccccccccccccccccccccccccccccccccccccccccccccccccccccccccccccccccccccccccccccccccccccccccccccccccccccccccccccccccccccccccccccccccccccccccccccccccccccccccccccccccccccccccccccccccccccccccccccccccccccccccccccccccccccccccccccccccccccccccccccccccccccccccccccccccccccccccccccccccccccccccccccccccccccccccccccccccccccccccccccccccccccccccccccccccccccccccccccccccccccccccccccccccccccccccccccccccccccccccccccccccccccccccccccccccccccccccccccccccccccccccccccccccccccccccccccccccccccccccccccccccccccccccccccccccccccccccccccccccccccccccccccccccccccccccccccccccccccccccccccccccccccccccccccccccccccccccccccccccccccccccccccccccccccccccccccccccccccccccccccccccccccccccccccccccccccccccccccccccccccccccccccccccccccccccccccccgaatggcagggcacagcatcCAACAGGTGAGGGAATGGCAGGGCACGGCATCCCGGCAGGTGAGGGGCGGGGAGGGCACAGAAGatgatgggaatggggatgggaatgggagtaGGAATGAAAATGTGAATGGGTGAGGGAATAAAGATGGGAATAGGGATAGGaatagggatagggatagggatagggatagggatagggatagggatagggatagggatagggatagggatagggatagggatagggatagggatagggatagggatagggatagggatagggatagggatagggatagggatagggatagggatagggatagggatagggatagggatagggatagggatagggatagggatagggatagggatagggatagggatagggatagggataaATATGGGAACAGGAAAGAAGAAGATGGGAATGTGGATGAGAATGAagggggtggggatggagatgatggggatgggaaaagaGTGGGAATGAAAAGTGAATGGGTAAGAGAAGAacatgggaatgggaatggaaacaAGACTGATGGGGATAGAGGTAAGTACAGgaatgaaaatgggaatggggatgaaGATGGGAATGGGTGCGGGTGCAGGAGTGAAGATGAAGGCAATGGGAAGAACGGAAGAAGaggggaatggggatgggaatgggatgttggggatgggaatgggatgttgggaatggggatggggtGTTGGGAATGGGGTgttggggatgggaatggggtgtaggggatgggaatggggtgttggggatgggaatggggtgttggggatggggatggggtgttggggatgggaatgaagacaatggggatgggaatgaaGACAAtggggatgggagctgggatgaggatgctgaggacgaggcagggatggggaccagctccaggctctcccttcccaccccaccccagccgtgtccagctgctcccacgctgtgccccagggcagtgccactccctgccattcccaccggggtggggagggagcttttcccagggcagctgccaggACCCCCCCACGGTGTCCAGCGCGGCCCTGAGAGCCGGGATCTGTCcggacacagctccaggagtCATTTCCATTCATTAtcctccctgctggagccctTCGGGTGCTGTTACTCAcctgctccttccccctgctcctgcagggagcccgagctgctgctgctggatgtgcaggaGCTGcgtgcagggacagagggctgGCTGGTGTTCGATGTCACAGCTGCCGGCAGCCACTGGTCAGTGCACCAGaaacacagcctggggctgaggCTCTGTGTGGAGTCCGAGGATGGTGAGTCTCGCCTGCAGCGTCTGGGGCTGAATTCCCAGGAGCCGGGGTCCTCTCGGTGCTGTGGGATGCGGTGGGGGGTTGATCCCAGTGCAATTTTAAGTTTCCAGCTCTGATGAGTGCCAGCAGTCTGGGATTGCAGGTTCTGATGGCACGGACTGTAATTAACCCCATCAACACTTAATGAACTCCTAAGCTGGAGGgatcctctgtgtgtgtgtgtgtgtgtgtgtgtgtggggcaGAGGATTAACCCTCTGTTCCCCACGGGATTAAATCTGCTCCAGCAGATTTCCCAGGTGGGAAGGCACacaaagagcagctcctcttccaCGGGAGGAGGAATCCCATCCATTCCTTCCCCTCCACAGgggcaaagagaaaaatcagtttaaacCCTTGAATAACCCCATTTTTTCGGAATACAATCCTCAGGGAGCCCAAACCTCTTGGGATGCTGCAAAACCCCTTTATCTCCAATCTCTGCTTTAACcaaatgagggttttttttgaggacAAACCCTGCCAcgtcctgtccctgcagggcacagcgTGGATCCGGGCTCGGCTGGGCTCCTGGGGCGCAGGGGACCCCGCTCCAAGCAGCCCTTCATGGTGACATTTTTCcgggccagccccagccctgcccgtgtcccACGAGCGGCAAAACCCCCGAGGAGGAGGCAGCCCAAGAAACCCAACGACCTCCCCCACCCAAACAAGCTCCCAGGAATTTTTGgtaaggtgttttttttttttttttttttttccccccccccccccccccccccccccccccccccccccccccttttttttttttttttttttccctgcaggaggGGGCAGCCCTATGGAAAACACGAGGCTGTGCTTGTCAGCACCTTgaaatccccatttttttggCCCGAGTGAAAAGTTCTGAGGTTTTAGGATCGGAGGGTTTTGCAGTTTGGGAGGTGCAgggagggtttgggttggacGCCCTCAAGGAAATGGTGTTTTGTGAGCGTGTCAGGATTACTGAATATTGGGATTTCTGCCTTGGCTTTGGAGCCCTGGGGAGGTGTCACAGCCGCAGAAAGCCCCGAAACCACTGAGCCTGGGAAACCCTCAAAAcgagcagagctggggctcgGCCTTTCCAGGGCTCAATTCCTTCCTCCTAATACTGGAATACCAACTCGCAGCCCgctctggagctgcttttccctctgtgcaGCGGCAAaggctcctctccctccttggGAGGGGCTGCGTCCAGCTGCGTCCAGCTGCGGGGGAGGGTGGGCCGGGGGCCCCGGGCTGGaattccctctccctctccccgCAGATGATGCGCCcgccgcggccccccccccccccccccccccccccccccccccccccccccccccccgcagatGATGCGCCCGCCGCGGACGGGCGGCAGCTCTGCCGGCGCCACGAGCTCTACGTCAGCTTCCAGGACCTCGGCTGGCTGGTACCTGTCTGCCGGGAGAAGTGaagggccaaaaaaaaaaaacaaaccaaaaaaaaaagcccagatcGTTCCGCTCCCCCCGCTCTGGGTTTCCTCCCgggctgggctctcctgccCATGGAACCATCCCGGGAGCCGGGAAGGCGAACGCGAACTGCCgcaaccccaaaccccaccgGAGACCCCGAACAACTCGCGGCTCAGCccaaaacaatcaaaataaaCCCTCGCTGCCGGCACGGGGAGGGGGTGGCTGAGCTGTTAGTGCGGGTGGGGAACGGATGAGGGGGCGCGGAAGGGTGAAGCCCTCCGTGTAATCCcgttttttatttttttatatttttttttcaggactgGGTGATTGCTCCACAGGGATACTCAGCCTACTACTGCGAGGGGGAGTGCGCGTTCCCCCTGGACTCCTGCATGAACGCCACCAACCACGCCATCCTGCAGTCCCTGGtcagtgcagcccagcagggcggccctggggggcactgggggcactggggggcactgggggggcccccccccccccccccccccccccccccccccccccccccccaaaaaaatcaaaataaacccTCGCTGCCGGCACGGGGAGGGGGTGGCTGAGCTGTTAGTGCGGGTGGGGAACGGATGAGGGGGCGCGGAAGGGTGAAGCCCTCCGTGTAATCCcgttttttattttttatgggtttttttcaggactGGGTGATTGCTCCACAGGGATACTCAGCCTACTANTTTTTTCAGGACTGGGTGATTGCTCCACAGGGATACTCAGCCTACTACTGCGAGGGGGAGTGCGCGTTCCCCCTGGACTCCTGCATGAACGCCACCAACCACGCCATCCTGCAGTCCCTGGtcagtgcagcccagcagggcgGCCCCGGGGTGCACCGGGCCCAGCATCGCCTTCTCTGCGCCGGGGCAGCTTCACCccgagtgctgggggcagctttgggcaCTGCAATGTAAGCCATTAAAATTGTTGGAGAGCTTCCAAAGGAGGGCTAGTGAAAATGGGGAAGGGTCAAGGGGAAGCcttgggaggagcagctggggtcgcttggtctgttcagcttggaggagactgaggagagagCCCATCGCATCTGCAGCCTCCTCACGActgaagcagaggggcagacaCCATCTTTTGTCTGcggtgaccagtgacaggacccgagAGAAAGGCTCTAAAGCTGTATcggggaggtttaggctggatattaggaaaagtttcttctgCCAGAGAGTGGTTGTGCATTGGAACAGGCCCTCCAAGGAAGCAGTCATAGCATCAAGCCCGACAGAGTTCAACGGGTGTTTGGACAATATTCTCAGGCATTCTTCGTGATTACTGGAGTtgcctgtgcagggacagaagTTGGGCTTTGATTATCCTATGtgttccttccaactcagactGTTCTATCATTTCCTAGGTTAGTTCGGCACTAACACCAACACGAGTCCATTTTTCCAACCAGGTGCACGTGTTCAGCCCGCAAAATCTCCTCCGGCTGCCACTGGCGAgggcaccagccctgctcccccccccccccccccccccccccccccccccccccccccccccccccccccccccccccccccccccccccccccccccccccccccccccccccccccccccccccccccccccccccccccccccccccccccccccccccccccccccccccccccccccccccccccccccccccccccccccccccccccccccccccccccccccccccccccccccccccccccccccccccccccccccccccccccccccccccccccccccccccccccccccccccccccccccccccccccccccccccccccccccccccccccccccccccccccccccccccccccccccccccccccccccccccccccccccccccccccccccccccccccccccccccccccccccccccccccccccccccccccccccccccccccccccccccccccccccccccccccccccccccccccccccccccccccccccccccccccccccccccccccccccccccccccccccccccccccccccccccccccccccccccccccccccccccccccccccccccccccccccccccccccccccccccccccccccccccccccccccccccccccccccccccccccccccccccccccccccccccccccccccccccccccccccccccccccccccccccccccccccccccccccccccccccccccccccccccccccccccccccccccccccccccccccccccccccccccccccccccccccccccccccccccccccccccccccccccccccccccccccccccccccccccccccccccccccccccccccccccccccccccccccccccccccccccccccagctgggattttgggatgagcTTCGAGGGTGTTTTGCTGGGAGGTGGAGTTGGGCCCCTGATTGAAATAAGGAATTAGTGGGTACATGCACATCTGGAAGGGTTCACGCACATCTGGGTGGGTTCACGCACATCTGGAAGGGTTCAATGTCCATCTGGGTGGCTGCTCACGGGCTGGCCACCACCACGAATTTTGAGGAGGTTCCAATATGGAATTTCAAGAAGGAGGTTCCAATATGGAATTTTGAGAAGGAGATTCCAACATGGAATTTCAAAAAGGAGATTCCAACATGGAATTTTTGAGAAGGAGGTTCCAACATGGAAATCTGAGGAGGTTCCAATTTCGAGAAGGAGGTTCCAATATGGAATTTTGAGGAGGTTCCAATATGGAATTTCGAGAAGGAGGTTCCAATATGGAATTTTGAAGAGGTTCCAATATGGAATTTCGAGAAGGAGGTTCCAATATGGAATTTTGAAGAGGTTCCAATATGGAATTTCGAGAAGGAGGTTCCAATATGGAATTTTGAAGAGGTTCCAATATGGAATTTCGAGAAGGAGGTTCCAATATGGAATTTTGAGGAGGTTCCAATATGGAATTTCGAGAAGGAGGTTCCAATATGGAATTCCAAGGCATTCATGGAGGGACCCAGAGTGAGGGCACCAATCTCTGTCCCTCATCCCAACCAGAAGGGTGCAACAGCAACTTCTGGCATTGGGTAATTCCGGAGCTCCTCGCCCCTTGATTTCCTCCTCACGCCGTCCTGCTCCAGtttcacagcagctggggcaAAACTGATGATTTCTCACAGGCTGATGGTCCCTCTCCcctggcagcaggctgggcagcagagccccccaaaaaaagctcAGTgtcatccctgcatccctccccagctgtTTCCAGGGGTTTGTCCCAAACCCAAGCGTTGGGCTCAGCATATTCCCAGCAAGAAAGCTTTAATGCCTTGGTGTTTTcgggttggttttttgttgttttttttttttcttttttcccaaacccaccccacaTCCCAGCCAGCACTTTAATTTCTGGAATTTCCTGCCCTGTGAGTGTTTGGTTTCCCAATGGCAGAGCCGGTGCTCACAGTTAATTACAGGGAGCGCCGAGCCCTCGGTCCAGCCTTTGAAGGTGTTGAATTCTGACATTCACAAAGCTCCCAGGGCCCATCCAGGGGTTGGGAACCATCCTGGCTGAGGCAGGGAGGAgcattttccccccccctttaCACCCCCCCATCACCCCCAAAGCCAGCGCTGCTCCCAAAACGGGGCGGTTGGGGCAGGATGTGAATCACCTGGATCTGGCTGTTCTGGGAAGAGCCAGGGCAAAGGCGGCtgcggggctgtgccagccgCAGTCTGAGCTGCAAATAGCAGGGTTTGGGCAGCAAAAACACCGGACTTCcgagctgggagagctgggctggcccgGCCAGAAATGAGTCGCACATGTCGGGGCTCCGTGTGCGACACAGCACATCCCGAGCAGCACAAGGGATCCCAAAGCTCACTCGTGTCCGCTGAGGTGTTGTGGATTGAGGTTTGGAGTTTGGGGGGGGGTGGAGAATCTCTGTTGGAACAACAcccagcaccccccccccccccccccccccccccccccccgcccacGTCGGAGCCTGACTCGTGCTGTGCcgatttatggggttttttaaaaagtcatttgtCTGTTTTTGTGAGAAAAAGGGCCCTGAAATCCCAAATTAATGAAGGGGCTGCCTGGCCCACGCAGTGCCACGAGCCCTGATCCAATATAAACCgcagcaggcactgcctggagtttagaataaatatttttgcaaaaagaTGGAAATAATCCCCCCATTCACCCAGGGATTTTTGGTCGGTTTGTCGCTTTTTTCTGTCGCCTGGAGCCGCGTTTGCTGGCACTGACGGGCTCCATCCATGCCCCAGGTGCACCTGATGAAGCCTGAGGCTGTGCCCAAGGCGTGCTGTGCCCCCACCAAGCTCAGTGCCACCTCTGTGCTCTACTACGACAGCAACAACAACGTCATCCTCAAGAAGCACCGCAACATGGGCGACTCGGGGAGTGTTTGGGATTTGCAGACAGGATTTTCCTGTCAGACTCCCTCCCAGCCATCCTTTCCCAAGCAGATAAAAGCTCTGCTTACTTCCTAAATATCTCAAATACCTGCATGAAGCACAGGGAGCTTTTGTAAGGGAAAGCTGGAGAAGAATGCACCTGGAATTgtgtcccattcccacccctggatgtcccattcccactcctgagtgtcccattcccacccctggaTGTCCCATTTCTATCCCTGagtgtcccattcccacccctggaTGTCCCATT is a genomic window containing:
- the LOC101819194 gene encoding bone morphogenetic protein 8A; its protein translation is PPVSRPVLTGLSTQSPPPGSVVSRADTVVSLVNMVEQDRDLFSAKPYWKEFRFDLTQVPAGEAVTAAEFRIYKGRGSPSHGNSSLHISVYEVAALHPGREPELLLLDVQELRAGTEGWLVFDVTAAGSHWSVHQKHSLGLRLCVESEDGHSVDPGSAGLLGRRGPRSKQPFMVTFFRASPSPARVPRAAKPPRRRQPKKPNDLPHPNKLPGIFDDAPAADGRQLCRRHELYVSFQDLGWLDWVIAPQGYSAYYCEGECAFPLDSCMNATNHAILQSLVHLMKPEAVPKACCAPTKLSATSVLYYDSNNNVILKKHRNMGDSGSVWDLQTGFSCQTPSQPSFPKQIKALLTS